The Blautia luti nucleotide sequence GAGTGTTATTTCCCAACATGGGTAATCCCGAAAGATCACAAAGTAACACAGGCTCTGGAAGAAGCTTACAAAGGACTGTACGGTGAAGAACGTCTCGGAAATGCAGAGACAGAAGCAATGAGAAAAGCTCGTCCTCTGACTGACAAATGGACATTCTCTACTAACGGAGTAACAATCATGGGACGTAACAACATTCCTTGTATCGGATTCGGACCTGGTGCAGAAGCACAGGCTCATGCTCCGAATGAGAAAACATGGAAGATCGATCTTGTAAGATGCGCTGCTGTATACGCTGCTCTTCCAACTGCATACTGCAAATAATTTTAACTTCAAAAAATTTTAGGCAACGGATTCTTAAATCCCAGAGGCTTAATATGTGTCCAGACATAATCCCTGCTCCAACGGGCAGGGATGTAAATAAAAGCAACACTCTTTTACATATGTATGGTATATTTAACTGACATACATAAAAAGATTCATGAAATGTAAATAACAAACACAGATATTCAGGTATTTAATACAGGAAAGGATAAGCTATCAAAGCATAGCAGGTATTTATTTTATGAAAACATTACAGGATTACATTGATAAATTAAACAGCTTAAACTTCAAAGAAATGTACAACAACGATTTCTTCTGGACATGGGACAAAACAGATGATGAACTGGAAGCTGTTTTCACAGTTGCTGATGCTCTCCGTTTCATGAGAGAGAACAACATCTCCACAAAAGTATTCGAGAGCGGCCTTGGAATCTCTATCTTCCGTGACAACTCCACACGTACACGTTTCTCCTTCGCTTCCGCATGTAACCTTCTTGGTCTGGAAGTACAGGATCTGGATGAAAAGAAATCTCAGATCGCTCATGGTGAAACTGTTCGTGAAACAGCAAACATGGTATCTTTCATGGCAGATGTAATCGGTATCCGTGATGATATGTACATCGGAAAAGGACATGCTTACCAGAAAGAATTTATGGAAGCTGTTACAGAAGGAAACAAAGATGGCATCCTTGAGCAGAGACCTGCTCTTGTAAACCTTCAGTGCGATGTTGACCACCCAACACAGTGTATGGCAGATATGCTCCACATCATCCATGAATTCGGCGGTGTTGAGAATCTGAAAGGCAAAAAGATCGCTATGACATGGGCTTATTCTCCATCTTATGGTAAACCACTCTCCGTTCCGCAGGGCGTTATCGGTCTGATGACACGTTTCGGTATGGACGTTGTTCTTGCTCATCCGGAAGGATACGATGTAATGCCGGAAGTTGAAGAAATCGCTAAGAAGAACGCAGAAGCTACTGGCGGATCCTTCACAAAGACAAACAACATGGCAGAAGCTTTCAAAGATGCTGATATCGTATATCCAAAGAGCTGGGCTCCATTTGCAGCTATGGAAAAACGTACAAACCTTTACGCAGAAGGCGACTTCGACGGAATCGATAAATTAGAGAAAGAACTTCTTGCACAGAACGCAGAGCACAAAGACTGGGCTTGCACAGAAGAACTTATGAAAACAACAAAAAACGGAAAAGCTCTTTACCTGCACTGCCTGCCAGCTGACATCACAGGTGTAAGCTGCGAAGCAGGTGAGGTTGATGCTTCTGTATTCGATCGTTACAGAATCCCGTTATACAAAGAAGCAAGCTTCAAACCATATATCATCGCTGCTATGATCATGCTCTCCAAATTCGAGAAACCACAGGATATCCTGAAGAAACTCGAAGTAAAAGCAGCTCCAAGAATCATGAAATAATTTGTGTCCAAGCAGAAACTTTAATTAGGAATCTAATTATCGTCAGAAAATAATTACTATATTGTATAGCAGACCGGGCTGTCGCAGAAAAGCAGACATTGTTTATCGCGGCGGCCCTCTTTGCCCTAATCAGGAGGTTTTTACAAATGTTTACAAGAAAAAGAATCGTTATCGCGCTCGGTGGAAACGCACTGGGAAACACTCTCCCGGAACAGATGGTAGCTGTAAAAACTACTGCAAAAGCATTATGCGATCTGATCGAAGAAGGTCATCAGGTTGTTGTTGTACACGGAAACGGACCACAGGTTGGTATGATCAACAATGCAATGTCTGCTCTCTCCAGAGAAGACGAGAGCCAGCCGAATACTCCTCTCTCTGTCTGTGTTGCCATGAGTCAGGCTTATATTGGCTATGACTTACAGAACGCTTTAAGAGAAGAACTTCGTATCCGTGGTTTTGTCCGCACACCTGTTGTTACCGTTGTTACTCAGGTTCGTGTAGATCCGAATGATCCTGCATTCGAAAATCCATCCAAACCGATCGGTAAATTTCTCACCAAAGAGGAAGCTGACCATCAGGCACAGGCTTACGGACACATTATGAAAGAAGACGCAGGACGCGGTTACCGTCGTGTTGTTGCATCTCCAAAACCTGTTGAGATTGTAGAACAGGATGCGATCAACAGTCTGGTAGATGCAAATAAAATCGTTATCTGCTGCGGAGGCGGTGGAATTCCTGTAGTTCTTAACGGACATCATCTCAAGGGCGCATCAGCCGTTATTGATAAGGATTTTGCAAGCTGTCTTCTGGCCAAAGAACTGGATGCAGATATGCTTATCATCCTTACAGCAGTTGAAAAAGTTGCTGTAAACTTCGGCAAAGAGAACGAAGAATGGTTAGATGATCTGACTGTAGATGATGCTAAGAAATATATCGCCGAGGGACAGTTTGCCCCAGGTTCCATGCTCCCGAAGGTTCAGGCTGCTGTTGATTTCGCAAATTCCAAAGAGGGAAGAACTGCCATGATCACTTTACTGGAGAAAGCTAAAGACGGCATCCAGGGAAAAACAGGAACCATAATCCATCTTTAATTTGTGACTTTGCAGATACTTCATTAATGAATCAATCCTTACCAAAACACATATTCTCAAAGCAGTATCTGCCATACAAATCTTCTTAAACTAAAAGAGTTCTGACGATTTTATGCCAGAACTCTTTTAGTTTTCGGTTTGTCTGCAATAATCTATATCCTTAAGTTCTCTGGCATTTTTTACCTCATAAATGCAGGTATCCTCCAGATGCTTCATAAGTACTTTCTTACCACCTTTATCACCTTCCAGTGCCAGAAGTTCACCATAATATTTCCTGGAAAAAATGCATGGATTTCCCATCTTGTCCTGATAAGAAACACAGGCAGCTGCTTTTTTGCTCTCCAGAAATGCCTGAAGCAGTTCATAGATTGTTTCACTGGTCAGCCATGGCTGATCAGATACAGTAAAAAGAACAGCATCTGCATCCAGATTTGCATCCAGCCCGATCTTTAAAGATGAAGAAATCCCCTGTTCCGGATGTCGATTATACAGCACCTGTATCCCCTGTTCTTTAACCGTCTCGGCAATCGTATCATATTGAGTTATTACCGTAATCTCACATCTTATACTTTCTTTCAGATGATTTTTTACCTGTATAAGCTGTCCCAGTACATGCCTGTACATTGGCATCCCATTCACTTCATATAATAGTTTATTTGCGCCAAAACGGCGGCTGTTTCCAGCCGCCAGCATGATCATTGCAATTTTCAAAGTAATCTATTCCTCCCAAAGGCTTCCATATGCTGCAACCGTATGTTTCTTCTCCAGTTCTTCTACGATATATTCTGCAGGTGTTTTCTCTGACAGAACATCCGATTTATTCAGATAAACTCTGTAGATTCGCTCCTCTACATCCTTAAAGAGTCCACAGATGGAAGTTGCGATCTTTACGATATCTTCCTCTGTGATAGGCGCTTCCAGGCTTTTCTTGAGAAATTTCGAAGTCCGTTCCATACGATATGCGCTCTGTCTGATCGGCTGCCCCAGACAGTCCAGACCGATCACGCTGATCACGATATCTGCGCAGGCAGGGATCACTGGTTCCCATTCTGCCGGTACTTTTACAGGATGATGTTTCGCCCCATCTGCTTCTATAAGCATTACGTCACACAACTCCTTCAATTCTTCCAGCTTTCCCTCTTTCAGAGAAGCATATTTGCCTGTTTCTTCTTCATATTCAGCAGTGATCACATATCCTTCTCTATCCAGCATTTCTTTTACTTCAACAGCATCTCCTCCCCTTGCAAAAGGAAGTTCGGATTCTCCCGCCATATGGGTTGTGGTTGTGATGATCACTTTCTTTCCTCTGTCAAGAAGCTCATCGGCAAGGCGGTAGATCAGGCTGGTTTTCCCTCCCCCGCCCACTACAGCGATCACCGGATATTTTTTATAGTCAATCTGCAGTAGTTCCAGAAATTCGACCTGTTTTTTCATATGGCATCACTCCTTCTGAAAGCAGGATCTCCACGACACTGCCTGCAATACAGCGAGCCTTGTCGGAGATTGTAAAACAGTTCTTCTTTTGTTCCTTACGCGGATCAATATCCGCAATCTTCATTCCCTTAGGTACCATAAATCCATCACGGATGATTCCACGGAGAACGCCTGTAAGAGAAGCCCTGACAGGCGTATCCCCAATCCATGCAAGAATCTGGCCTTTCTCTACAATATCAGCAATCTTTGAGATACAGTGAATCTCTCCTGCTGCAGGAGCATGGAGCACACGTTCCTTTCCAAATCCCGCAATCACACCCGGAACTCCCGTATTCGGAAGTGCCGCACCTTTCGTGATCACTCTTGCAAGATTATGTCCACGCATAGTCTCGACTACATAATCCACGTCATCTCCCGCCACAAAGCCCGGTCCGAGAGCAACCGTCAGATCTGCCATCTCTCTTGTGGTCCCCAGATTTCGTTTGGCAAGGATCGCATCTACCAATGCTGCCGGTCTGTATTTCTTAAGAGTATCTCCTACCGTATCTACCATAAGTGGGATCTCTCCTGCCGTCCATACAGTTTCGCATTCCTGTATATTGTTTACTTTTCTACACAGCACGCCTTCTACGGAAGACTGTCCGTCATAAACTGCTTCGCAGAAAGATACCATTCTCGGATTGCAGTAGGCTTCTCACACTCCAAAACCAGAACACGGTATCCGCAACGATACAGTCTTTGGATCGTACCGCTGGCAAGATCGCCACCTCCTCTTACAATTACTACATTCTTTAATTCATTTCCGGCATTTTTTACATTGGTCATTGTTACTGTCTTCCTCTTATGTTATTTTTCTGCAATTACTGTCCGCAAAGTTACAGTAATCTTACTTTTTTATTTTATATATTATACATTATCAGCAGCATTCTCGTCCATTACTTTTTCTATTGCATTGACAATATTCTCATAACCTGTGCAGCGGCAGAGATTTCCCGCCATATGCTTACGGATAACCTCTCTGGAAAGCTTCTCGCCGCGTTCAAGCAGAACTGTAGCCGACATAATAAATCCCGGAGTACAGAATCCACATTGTATAGCTCCCTCTTCAATAAAAGCTTCCTGAATTCTGGTAAGTTCGCCGTTTTTTTCCAGTCCTTCCAGAGTACGGATGTTCTTTCCCTCTGCCCATACTGCAAGATAAATGCAGGAATCTATTGTCTCACCATTAATAATGACTGTACAGGCTCCACATTCGCCTACCTCACAGCCCTTCTTTACTGAAGTAAGTCCCAGACGGTTACGCAGCATATCCAGCAGTGACTCCCTTACATCTACATATTCCGCTACTTCTTTTCCGTTTACTGTACACTGTACAAGCTGCATCTGTTTTTTCATGCCCTGTCACCTCCTGCAAGTTCAATGGTACGTCTTAATGCTCTGGATGCAATCTCTCCGCCAATCTGCAGACGGAACACCTTGGATGCTCTCCAGGAATCTCGAGGGTTGATTTCCTCACGGACAAGCTGTGCTGCTTTTTCATAAAAATTCTCATCAATCTTCGCACCCTTTAACGCCTCCTCAGTTTTTACACAGCGATATGGAACCGGAGCCGCAACACCAAATGTAATACGCACGTCTTCCAGAACTCCCGCGGCCAGATCAGCCTTACTTACTACACTGCAGCTGATGGTCGCAATATCCATGGCATTACGCATGGAATACTTGATATAATGTCCGTGGTATCCCTGATATTCTTTCGCAGGAATGATCACATAAGTCAGAACCTCTCCCTGTTTCAGATCCACACGGCCGGGCCCCAGATAGAAATCTTTTACAGGAACCAGACGGCCTTCTTTTCCATCTTCCAGACGAAGCATGGCATTCAGGGAAAATACTGTCGGTGCACTGTCTGCGCTGACTGCTCCATTGCAGATATTACCACCGATCGTACCAATATTTCTTACCTGTGGTCCACCGACCTGATCTACTGCTTCTCCAAGTACTGGAATATGCTTCTTTATAATCTCATCATTGGTAATATGTGAAAATACTGTTCCGGCACCAATATAAATGTCACCGTTCTCAGCCATTCTTACCCCTTTGATCTCTTCAATCCCGTGAATGCTCACCAGAGAGGTACCTGCAAATTTTCCCTCTCTGGTTTTGATCAGGACATCACTTCCACCGGAGATGATCCTTGCCTCCGGATGCTCGTTTAACAGCCGTACAGCTTCTTCTACACTTCTGGCTTCATAATATTTCTCAATATCGTACATAAAATCCCCCCTCCTTCTAAATAAGACCGGCTTTCATAAAGCCATCGATCAATCTCTGTGGTGTCAGAGGGTTCTCATTAAATGCTACACCCGTTGCATGCAGAACTGCATTACGGATCGCAGGTGCGCCCGGAATTGCCGGTGGTTCACCCAGTGCCTTGTTTCCAAATGGTCCGATTGGATCATCCAGTTCTACAAAATCAGCTTTGATATCCGGAGTATCCATCATAGTCATCAGTTTATAATCAAGCAAGGTTCCGTTTAAAGGTCTGCCTGTCTTCTCATCCAGAAGAAGCTGTTCAGAAACGCCATAGCCCATTCCCATGGACATACCGCCATGAACCTGCATTTCTGCAAGTTGTGGATTAATTAGTTTACCACTGTCATGAACATTGATAATATGGAGGATCTTAATCTTGCCAAGTTCAATATCTACTTCTACCTCTGCGAAGCAGCATCCTGTAGCAATCGTATTCTTCTTCACCTGTTCGGAAACTTCAGCTGTAAGTACGGAAGAATTTGTAAGGCTGTAATAACTCTCCAGTGCAAGATTTGCAAGAGTCATTGCCTGATCCTCTCCTGCCATGATCCAGCCATGATCCAGCCATAATTCTCTTGTCTCTTCAGGCATCAGCTGTTTTGCATAAGCCAGGATCTTCTCTTTCAGAAGATTTGCACAATCCTTTATTACTGTTCCGGTTACAAAGGACTGGCGGGATGCATAAGCACCTGTATCAAATGGTGTTACATCTGTATCCTGCATGGTCTGGATATGAATATTACCGATATCCATATTCAATACTTCTGCTGTCATCTGGGAGAATGCAGTATCAGCACCCTGTCCAATCTCTGTTGCTCCCAGCATCACACCTATGCTTCCATCCTGGTTCAGAGTCATTCTGGCACCTGCGATCTCCAGAGAGATCGGCCATACACCTGTCTTATAGGAGAACAATGACATTCCCACACCTCTGCGGATCTTTCCGGTCTGGTTTGCATATTCTTTCCGCTTCTCATCCCAGTGAATATATGCAGCCCCTTTTTCCAGACATTCAAAAATACCATTCGTATTTGCAGCGATCGGTTTCAGATAAGCATCCTCATAATATCCATGGATCAGATTCTTCTTTCTGAATTCCAGCGGATCCATCCCGATTTCTTTCGCTATATCATCCATAAAACACTCAATGCCAAAACATACCTGCGGAATTCCATATCCACGCATAGCTCCGCCTACCGGTGTATTGGTATATACCGTATACGCCTTTCCACTGATATTCGGGCAGGCATACTGCAGTCTCCAGGAAGTCAGTCCATTGGCCGCGATCGCATGTCCGTGAGAAGCATATGCTCCCTGGTTGGAGATTGCTACCATGTCTTTTGCAAGAAGATATCCGTCTTTATCTACGCCTGCTGTCAGATCGTATTCGATCGAATGACGGGTTCTTGTATTGCAGAAAGTCTCTTCTCTGCTCACATCAAGTTTGACCGGTCTGCCCCCCACCTGCATAGTCAGGAATGCATTTAACGGCTCATAAAGTACATCCTGCTTATTTCCAAATCCACCACCGATATAAGGCTTAATGACCCTGATCTTTCCCCACGGGATTCCCAGAGCCTGACCGATCACACGGCGGACAATATGCGGAATCTGTGTAGAGCTTACCACTACAATCCTGCCATTTTCCATGTATGCATAGGAAATTGGGTTCTCAATGTGGCAATGCTGTACGATAGGCGTCTTGTAACTGCGTTTTAATACAGTTGCAGCCTGCTCTAACCCTCTTTCTACATCCCCGATAGAATAATTGGAACTTACCAGAATATTATCTTTCTTCTCTTCATGGACCGGAGGATTAGTTCCCAGCATGGACTTACGTGGATGGATTTCTACCGGATATTCCTCATACTCTACTTCAATTAACCTTACTGCTCTCTGGGCTGTAATTTCGTCCTCTGCCACTACCGCTGCAATGTCATCTCCGTAATAACGGACTCTGCCTGTAAGGATATTGCGGTCTGCAACATCCTGATGAGCAGTCTCTACTGACCAGGGATGTCCTGGTGTAGGATAACAATGATTCGGTACGTCCTTAAAAGTAACTACTTTCACTACGCCGTCCAGAGCCTCTGCCTTGCTGGTATCAATTGATTTTACCATACCGTTGCCGATCTTTGCGTGACAGACCTTTGCAATCAGACAGTTGGCAGGAGCCATATCGTCTGTGAATTTCGCACGTCCTGTTACTTTATCATAGGCATCTACTCTCGGAACACTCTTTCCAATCATGTTTTCACCTTCTCTATTCTTTTTTTGTTCTGGTTTATGATATAAAGAAAGCCGGACTCACCCCCCAAGGTATTATCTGTTCCCCTCAGGACTGATGTCCGGCTCCGAACCATGCTTCTTCTTTCGCCCGTTTTCAGACATCAGGCGAATTCTCTTTTAATATTGCATAAGTTGTTGCGTTTATTGTAATTTTAGTATAACATATTGTATTGGATGATACAATCTTTTTTGAATATTTCACTGTATCTATTGAAAAGTTATATACGTTTCCCCTTCTATTTATAAATTATAGTCAGAATTTATAACACAATTTTTCTATTAAATGTATAATTATCTGACTGTTGAAAATATTCCACGCAGATCATGGATTGCGTGCCGTGGGCATTTCACAGCACACATGCCACAGCTTAGGCACATTGATTCTTCGATCACCGCACAGTTATCGATCACCCGGATTGCGCTTGCCGTACAGGTCTTCTCACAGATCCCGCAACCGATGCAACTGACTTCACACTGTTTCTTTGCCTCTCCACCTTTCTTTCTGTTGGAACATTTTACTACAATGTAATTGGCACATTCATGGACATGGATCACTTTCTGTGGACATACTTTCGCGCAAGCTCCGCAGCCGATACATTTCTCTTCCTCTACTTCTGCTACTCCATATTCATTGATGGAAATGGCTCCGAATTTACATTTATTTACACAGGCTCCACAGCCGATACAGCC carries:
- the ygeW gene encoding knotted carbamoyltransferase YgeW, producing the protein MKTLQDYIDKLNSLNFKEMYNNDFFWTWDKTDDELEAVFTVADALRFMRENNISTKVFESGLGISIFRDNSTRTRFSFASACNLLGLEVQDLDEKKSQIAHGETVRETANMVSFMADVIGIRDDMYIGKGHAYQKEFMEAVTEGNKDGILEQRPALVNLQCDVDHPTQCMADMLHIIHEFGGVENLKGKKIAMTWAYSPSYGKPLSVPQGVIGLMTRFGMDVVLAHPEGYDVMPEVEEIAKKNAEATGGSFTKTNNMAEAFKDADIVYPKSWAPFAAMEKRTNLYAEGDFDGIDKLEKELLAQNAEHKDWACTEELMKTTKNGKALYLHCLPADITGVSCEAGEVDASVFDRYRIPLYKEASFKPYIIAAMIMLSKFEKPQDILKKLEVKAAPRIMK
- the arcC gene encoding carbamate kinase, with the protein product MFTRKRIVIALGGNALGNTLPEQMVAVKTTAKALCDLIEEGHQVVVVHGNGPQVGMINNAMSALSREDESQPNTPLSVCVAMSQAYIGYDLQNALREELRIRGFVRTPVVTVVTQVRVDPNDPAFENPSKPIGKFLTKEEADHQAQAYGHIMKEDAGRGYRRVVASPKPVEIVEQDAINSLVDANKIVICCGGGGIPVVLNGHHLKGASAVIDKDFASCLLAKELDADMLIILTAVEKVAVNFGKENEEWLDDLTVDDAKKYIAEGQFAPGSMLPKVQAAVDFANSKEGRTAMITLLEKAKDGIQGKTGTIIHL
- a CDS encoding nucleotidyltransferase family protein, whose amino-acid sequence is MKIAMIMLAAGNSRRFGANKLLYEVNGMPMYRHVLGQLIQVKNHLKESIRCEITVITQYDTIAETVKEQGIQVLYNRHPEQGISSSLKIGLDANLDADAVLFTVSDQPWLTSETIYELLQAFLESKKAAACVSYQDKMGNPCIFSRKYYGELLALEGDKGGKKVLMKHLEDTCIYEVKNARELKDIDYCRQTEN
- the yqeC gene encoding selenium cofactor biosynthesis protein YqeC, translating into MKKQVEFLELLQIDYKKYPVIAVVGGGGKTSLIYRLADELLDRGKKVIITTTTHMAGESELPFARGGDAVEVKEMLDREGYVITAEYEEETGKYASLKEGKLEELKELCDVMLIEADGAKHHPVKVPAEWEPVIPACADIVISVIGLDCLGQPIRQSAYRMERTSKFLKKSLEAPITEEDIVKIATSICGLFKDVEERIYRVYLNKSDVLSEKTPAEYIVEELEKKHTVAAYGSLWEE
- the xdhC gene encoding xanthine dehydrogenase subunit XdhC; this encodes MKKQMQLVQCTVNGKEVAEYVDVRESLLDMLRNRLGLTSVKKGCEVGECGACTVIINGETIDSCIYLAVWAEGKNIRTLEGLEKNGELTRIQEAFIEEGAIQCGFCTPGFIMSATVLLERGEKLSREVIRKHMAGNLCRCTGYENIVNAIEKVMDENAADNV
- the xdhB gene encoding xanthine dehydrogenase subunit XdhB; translated protein: MYDIEKYYEARSVEEAVRLLNEHPEARIISGGSDVLIKTREGKFAGTSLVSIHGIEEIKGVRMAENGDIYIGAGTVFSHITNDEIIKKHIPVLGEAVDQVGGPQVRNIGTIGGNICNGAVSADSAPTVFSLNAMLRLEDGKEGRLVPVKDFYLGPGRVDLKQGEVLTYVIIPAKEYQGYHGHYIKYSMRNAMDIATISCSVVSKADLAAGVLEDVRITFGVAAPVPYRCVKTEEALKGAKIDENFYEKAAQLVREEINPRDSWRASKVFRLQIGGEIASRALRRTIELAGGDRA
- the xdhA gene encoding xanthine dehydrogenase subunit XdhA, whose product is MIGKSVPRVDAYDKVTGRAKFTDDMAPANCLIAKVCHAKIGNGMVKSIDTSKAEALDGVVKVVTFKDVPNHCYPTPGHPWSVETAHQDVADRNILTGRVRYYGDDIAAVVAEDEITAQRAVRLIEVEYEEYPVEIHPRKSMLGTNPPVHEEKKDNILVSSNYSIGDVERGLEQAATVLKRSYKTPIVQHCHIENPISYAYMENGRIVVVSSTQIPHIVRRVIGQALGIPWGKIRVIKPYIGGGFGNKQDVLYEPLNAFLTMQVGGRPVKLDVSREETFCNTRTRHSIEYDLTAGVDKDGYLLAKDMVAISNQGAYASHGHAIAANGLTSWRLQYACPNISGKAYTVYTNTPVGGAMRGYGIPQVCFGIECFMDDIAKEIGMDPLEFRKKNLIHGYYEDAYLKPIAANTNGIFECLEKGAAYIHWDEKRKEYANQTGKIRRGVGMSLFSYKTGVWPISLEIAGARMTLNQDGSIGVMLGATEIGQGADTAFSQMTAEVLNMDIGNIHIQTMQDTDVTPFDTGAYASRQSFVTGTVIKDCANLLKEKILAYAKQLMPEETRELWLDHGWIMAGEDQAMTLANLALESYYSLTNSSVLTAEVSEQVKKNTIATGCCFAEVEVDIELGKIKILHIINVHDSGKLINPQLAEMQVHGGMSMGMGYGVSEQLLLDEKTGRPLNGTLLDYKLMTMMDTPDIKADFVELDDPIGPFGNKALGEPPAIPGAPAIRNAVLHATGVAFNENPLTPQRLIDGFMKAGLI
- a CDS encoding 4Fe-4S binding protein, with the protein product MAVKKKFPYRSAVVACNGGCRSAEGEAGCADGCIGCGACVNKCKFGAISINEYGVAEVEEEKCIGCGACAKVCPQKVIHVHECANYIVVKCSNRKKGGEAKKQCEVSCIGCGICEKTCTASAIRVIDNCAVIEESMCLSCGMCAVKCPRHAIHDLRGIFSTVR